The proteins below come from a single Juglans regia cultivar Chandler chromosome 12, Walnut 2.0, whole genome shotgun sequence genomic window:
- the LOC108997534 gene encoding GATA transcription factor 19-like — protein sequence MHHCCSSQGGNMGGQCSCGLFHSQSNSFSMLFSNPNQYRPYDESEMYSFTSSSSPSVDCTLSLGTPSTRLTEDDHEKRRRSSSSVSNFCWDMLQTKHTPSAPQTHKTSRGGNNGSNHNSANDPLLARRCANCDTTSTPLWRNGPRGPKSLCNACGIRFKKEERRATSAASTATNNGGSSGGPMEPEHMFSHHNNSWYAHSQTQKMPCFAPAIGNEFRFIEDNDRDSDTGIPPFLSWRLNVTDRPSLVHDFTR from the exons ATGCATCACTGCTGCAGCTCTCAGGGGGGAAACATGGGGGGACAGTGTTCGTGTGGTCTGTTTCACAGCCAAAGTAATTCCTTCTCCATGCTCTTCTCCAACCCCAACCAATACAGGCCATATGATGAATCCGAAATGTATTCCTTCACTTCATCGTCTTCTCCTTCTGTGGATTGCACCCTCTCTTTAGGAACCCCATCCACTCGTCTCACCGAAGATGATCACGAAAAGCGACGGCGCTCTTCTTCCTCAGTGTCCAACTTTTGCTGGGACATGTTGCAGACAAAGCATACACCATCGGCGCCGCAAACACACAAGACTAGCCGTGGAGGCAATAATGGCAGCAACCACAACTCTGCCAATGACCCTCTCCTCGCTCGTCGCTGTGCCAACTGTGACACAACTTCCACACCCCTTTGGAGGAACGGTCCAAGAGGCCCAAAG TCCCTATGCAATGCTTGTGGGATTCGATTcaagaaggaagagaggagagccACATCTGCGGCATCAACCGCCACTAACAATGGCGGTTCCTCGGGAGGACCTATGGAGCCGGAACACATGTTCAGCCACCACAACAATTCGTGGTATGCTCACTCACAGACCCAGAAAATGCCTTGCTTCGCTCCTGCCATTGGCAACGAGTTCCGGTTCATCGAAGACAACGACCGAGATTCCGATACAGGCATTCCTCCCTTCCTTTCTTGGCGTCTCAACGTCACAGACAGGCCAAGTCTTGTTCATGACTTCAcgagatga